The genome window AGCTCGAATCTCTCTCGTTCCCCTTTTTATCCACATCTCCACAGGAGTATATATTGCTATATTTTCTGTGCACCGTCCGATAAGCCCCCACGCCGACAATTTTTTCTGCCTCCATCAAACAATACGCCTGTATGAACTATGCAACGATGACGCATTCTCTGTAGCATAACCGCAGCGGTACCGTGAGTTGACGTGCTGGTGTcagttttttcaatattccaaTTACTTGAACACTTGAGTGTGGCGTTTAACTTAAAAAATAGGCTCGTCGAAGCGTGATTCGAGCGTAATAATTGATCAATCGATCGATTCCGCCATTTTACGAAATTTATTGTGCCTTGAATCCAGGCGTTTCCTCGAGGAATCGACAATtgcgatgatttttcaatttttatgtaaTTCTTAACGTCCCCTCTACCACTGACACATTCTATCACACACCTTGGCATTCAGACTTCATTaatgaaattccaaaaatgatCAAGCGATTAAGATACCTATCCACAGCACGTGACCAGTTCAGCCATCAGCGACAGTTTGAGTATTTCCTCGTTGGATTATTATTTAGCGTGATTAACGTCTGTCGATTCTATATCTGACTTTGAGAGTAGAGTATGATTCAGTTGTCCGTTGACGCGTAGACTGTACAGTGCGATCATAAAATCCGCAGGGGGATAACACAAAAAATTGCAAGAGATAACAAGCAAATATTGCTGCTTTGATGAAGTTGATAGTCTTCGTGTATTTTTTGTGATTGTCGAACGTCCCAATAgacaaattaacaaaaaaattgtgaagaagACCAACTAGTAAACATTGTAATACCGCACAAAGTGAGCATTCCTCATTATACAACGGGTTTCAAAGGAGACCCAcaatttttatggtttttggcttgaaaataaaatgcgtTTTACTGATAATAACTGAGTACAAGATCTCCAATGGAGTTACTCCCTTCAATTCTGCAGTAAAGTGTGTTTGGAATTGATATAGAAATGTTATTGAGGTGGTGTGGTGTAAAAGAATAACCGGAAAGGGTGAAGCGATAAACATTGTGGTCTTCAACCAAAGTTATCGCAAAAATCATAAGAGGGAGAAGCTCCAGTGGTTTATGAGATATTATGGTGTAGACAGGGAGTTCGACATTCAGTTTCAATTCACAAGTGCAAATGGATAGTTGGGTGATATGTGATGCTGTGGGAAGCAGCATGGAGACTGAATTTTCCCTGTCTGAGGAGGAATTTTCCGAGTATGAAACATCAAATGTTCACATACTGGAGGGGAAGTTTGGGGATTGGGTTGTGTTATATGCAGTGCAAGGCGAACCAGTTGCTACAAAGTTTTGGCCCACAGGTAACATACTCCTCGACGTTTATGGTCTCTACATTATAACGGATATTACATTACGCCTATTGTGGAAATACTAGACTCGGAGGGTTGAATGGTTCAGTTGATGACACAGTTATCTCGTCATTTGTTAAATATTAGCCGAGTGatggtggaaaattttcattcccagtatttttattcaccattAATTTGTATTATTCCTGATAAATATCTTATGGTTTTGCCGAATTCATGGAGGATATAATTTACACAGTTGATGAGATCAGTTCCTAATCATTTTTACTCATTAATCTGCTCTTTATAAAGTCATGAACAGTCAGAGGATCGTGAACATTTATTTCCGGAAATATATTCTCCCCTCTCTTGCATCATCATTGGATTTTCCACAATAAAGCTGGGAAATATTGAAGTATAATCAAGAATCCCCGATAgaacgacaatttttttattgttatctcCGGGACTCATCATTCTGAGTGCCTGTGACCCTGACTTGGAAGGTCTGACAATTATAATCTTCATTTCCAGTTAACACACCGTTGAAAATTCTCGACATGGATTGCACTGCACGTGTATCTTTCGTTTGTTTGCCAGAGGATATTAAAAGAATTAtcattaaatcgtttttatcgCTGATGTCTAGGCGATAGACTTTTCTCTCCAGATATTGAACGTTTTATGGAGATATACCGATTACAGCACCGAATTTACTCATCAATAATCATTAATACTGATTTCCAAATGGacaattggaatatttttaacgAGAGTGATGACGTTTTTTGCAGCCCCCAGATCGCTCTTCACAAAATTTTatcaccagaatttttatatctccCGTAAGGCCCGGATCCATTATCTGTCGAGTGCTatctaaattgatttttatgttCGATTTTTATCTCACAAGTTCAATTCGATATGGGCTTACTCAGAGATACTGAGACATTCTAAATTTAGGTAGTAAGAAAAAGTGAGTCGACTTCTACTTACATTCGATAAAAGTTTCAtcgctttcaatttttttaccgaTCCCCCGGCTGAGTTTTAACCTGAACTTTAGTGATAAATTTTGAGTCTTCCATTTTATTCCCTACAATTAccgaaattattttctttcagaTTCTGACAGTGATGGGAAAGATGGGACAACCATTCAGGAGAAGAGACAGGCACGTCTCACTCAGCCCGAAAATACGATTGCTTACAGAGTGAGTacataataattatgaattaacTTATAGAAATTCATTCAATGGTCGCGAAACACTTGTCGATGAGAGACAATGGATCGAGTTCCCTGATAAAATTAATACTCGTGcattccattaatttcctGATTTATTCGACATTAATAAGCCCACATTTCCCGCCATTTTTCGATAATCGAGGACATTGTCATCGGATGGAATACCGATAACGTCGAATCTATTCCTGAATTTGGGGATGGGAAATTCCTGAGCCACTGGCATGTCAATCATGATGCCAACAATTAATATATAGGAATTGTAAATTGCACTGACCTAGAAACTTCGGgggaattgaaatttctgGGCAGAAGAAAAATAGGAAGGGAATTTATTTGTCTATTGTTTACGAGTATCTGAGAAATTCCTGATGGACAACACGATTGCACGATCGATTTACAAAAGATGGGATTTTACTGAAAGTTGAGGGAATCTAATTCCTAGTGCAATTAATACCTAATTTCTTCATGATGTCCTCAATTGTTTCCCCTCAACTTTTCATGCAaagtttcaaaaaaattctccaaaattcTCTGTGAACCGaatccccctctctctctctctctctctcgaagTTCCCCCAGCTCCTACCACTTAGCCTATCACAAGAGACCTCCAACTCCGTTGGGAAATTAGTCTACTATGAGAGAGGAGTTGGTAGTTTGGAGGATCGTTTCCAGAGTCGTACCCCTGTCCATCCAAAATTAGGACAAACGAAAGTACACATATGAATGTGTAGTCGAAATGACGACGAACAACAGGAGACGTCAAAGCTTCGGAACGTTTGTCGTATTGAAGACAGATCCACTCTATGAGGGTCACTTAAGTGTTAAGCTCATTCAAATGAGGCCTCCATAATCGCAGAGGTGATTACAATCGACTCTGTGAAACTACAGTGAATCGATTAATGGGGATTGAAACCAGTCTCCGCGATTTGGATAGGACACAGAACGCCTTCATCGGTAATCAGTGGACATGAGGGGAGAAACCAATTAAATGCATCCTTTGAATTATCGAAATTGCCTGCTGGGTAAATTGCTGCACTCCATCGATTATAATACCAGTGACCTAAACTCCTTTGACCGATATTGTTGGCCGGCTACGAAGCCAATTTTGCAGTACAAAAGAACGAAGTTTGGATAATTTCCctaggaaaattttcatcttcaCAAACATTGACATTTCCCCCAAACAAAATAAGTTTGCGATCTAATTCCAGTCCTATCGGGTTTTTCAGACgagatacaatttttttaagacTTTACGAAGAACCGAAAGTCCATTTCAACATCTACCCCGAACCCCCAGAGCCAATGGGATCATGAATAAAGCTTACGAAATTCtacattcataaaaaatttccgaaattcgTTTTTCCCTCTAACCCAAAAAGTAAAACCATAAAttccaaatgaaaaatgaaaagtcaCTCACATCTCCAACACGAATTGCTCCCACCGAGGATTATTTCCACTGTAAAATTCCTCGAGTTATCATTCCTCCAATCCCCAACATTGAACCGTAGAAACCCACACGCTCTGAAGAGACCGGAGGAGATTCCTCCGGGTGTCTTTTGTGTGCCATCAAGAGGGCTCTCTTTGGCTCCTAAAAAACAAGAATCTCCCCCTTTTTTCTCCTCACTTCctcctttttttccctccctctctctctcaactTCTATTCATGGGCTGGCTCACATTATCCCCCTTCGCTTTCCTGTTTCTGTCTTTGATGGCACTCTTATTCGGTCATCATTATCCCTCCCTTTTCACCCCCACACCAAAGTACTGGGCTATCTGGAACAAGAACTGCTCGTGTCGTTTCTTGTAATTCCCCTCACCAAATATGTTTCACTTCTTCGTCACTCGTTGTTCACTTTGTTCCATTCTTCATCTtgaggataaataaaattcaattcctcATACTCCACCGAGAAATCAACTCCAGGTATTGGAACTTCTGGAATAACTTGTGGAGCAAAACTTATTGCTCTtggattgtaattttttttattacatttcccTTGTGCTCAtgtgaaataacaaaaaatatattcgacTCGAATTTCTGAGTTATTATCGATTTTCTCACTTGTAatgatgaaatttaaatttcctaCTCCTCGGGGGAATTAACTTTGCCCTCTCCCAGAATCGATTTCACCATTGCCCATCAGCCTGAAGGAGGATTACATCGGAGCTCATGAATATATTCGCATACGACGTTAttcataatcgattatcgtgATGAAAATAACCACGAGTCCTGTTATTCAAGATGGAATTTCATTTTCGAAATAACTACTGTTGCAAACCACCGACCGAAATACTGTGACATTGAAATTTATCCAGAGAAATTTAGCTTTGAATTCCAGAAATTATATGCTAGGTATTCTTCAGGGGAATTGAGGAAACATTTCGTTATACCTGAAAGTCCATTAATTTCCTCTGCATTCATTCATTCCACTGTTGGTAAATctaattcaatggaaaatccttcatttttatttcatataaataattttttaaatgaagaaTTGAGTCCTTTTCACATGCAAtaatttatacaaaaaaaagCCTGCAATGCATTTTGAAACTCCAACGGAACTACAGTTCCCCGAGACTGAATATCTCCAAAATATCCGGAACATTTGGAATCCATTCGGTGGAGCCGATTTTCTTAttcggaaaaatgaaaatgttgaaatgcAGTTTTGTGGTTGATCCGTCGTGCCAGATATTACAGAGCATTACTGGCAAAAGCATTATCATTGGACCGTGAAATTAAACTCTCCGGAGATATTCGGAAATGTATGGAGAATATCCGGAGGAAAGTTGTTCAAAGTGTTGGCGAAAACCATCAGTTTTCCTTTCTCGTAATTGACCCAAATTTGGGGTGCAGCGTTATCGTTCACCATTGTCTATGCACTTGGCCGTTACAGCGTTCATTGATATCACGAGAGTTCAATTCAAGGGACCGCGTATCACAAAGAAattatcaggaaaaatcacggAACGTTTTCCGGACGATTCCGTTgggttttattaaaaaattccgtagaccttcatttttccattgagacattttcaataaaactcCACTGCATAACTCAATCGGAGAAGTCGAGTAgaaaaatgacattttttaaattttcttatttactGTATTTTCCGGTGGAAGAATTCATTGGTAGATAAAGTGTCCCTGCCTCGCCTCTTCATTAATCATCCgtaatgaacaatttaatttgcatTTCAGGTGGGTGATAGAGATACTCTGACATCGGTAGCCGCCCGGTTCGATACAACACCATCAGAATTGAGCAAACTTAATAGGCTTGGCAGCACATTCATTTACCCGGGACAACAACTATGGGTTCCCACAAAGGGTGAGGCTCGTCTCGGTCCTGATGAACTTGGCTTGGATACACCCAGTCCTGATCCCTGTCATGATCACGATTCTCAGGATGATTTACCGCCTGAAGAGAAAGGTAAACACCAATATTCATAattgaatatcaaattttCCCCTCCAGACACCGAAAACTTCCCTATTAAAATATTGGGGGAGAGAGGGTGACCTCCCATAGCTCtctatttaaacaattagttTAATTTGATTTATCATTTCTGGTTATAATTTCTTCTATACACTTTCAAAATTTGAATGACGATTTCCCTGATTTTCCTCGAGTTTTCGCGCTCAGTGAAGATGTCCTCCGGCTAAAGTGGCCCCGTGGAAGCCGATAGAGCCCTCGGGGTCGAagtaacgataaaaaaaattaatgaagaagaataaacaaaaattgtgaaatgtaaatataaaaaatggaaaactaaACCAGTTGATTCAACAGCGGGAGATTAGCGTCACAATATGGCGTCTCTGATGTCATTCGAATCTCACGCTTGCGTCCACCACTTCTAACCACAGAGTGTAATAGGTGTTGAAGGTAGCAGGAAcacaggaaaaattatttctagttTTCGTAAATTATTAATAGCTGCTTACCTCGGATCCATTTTGCGAAATAATCGCTGTTCGGGAGATCATGGCTGATTTGATAGGTACCCTGTGCTCCATTAACCAATAAAATAGATAATTCATCAACTAAAAATGAAATCCATAAGGGAAaactgttattatttaataatcgtAGAGTCATTGCCAcgagcaattaatttttttactttatcgTATTAACCTCACCATTGCAGATCATTATTTAATACATACTCAACAGTAATTTATTAGTCCGAATTCTTATTTACACCAaaaggaataattaattaattaattaatctgttGATATGtcgtgaaaaattgatttttaatactGATTTTTTGATCagtataaatgattttttttaattttcactgaacacTTGAATTCTTCAAGCGCAGTTTAAATTCGGAGATGTTGACACGAGGCAGGGGAATACCTGTTATCAAGACGATGTGACACGGTGATGTGGCTTATAGTCGTATAATTGAAATAGTTCAACAGCCAATTGTAGTAAAGCACGACTGTTGATCTAACAGTagtcttgaaaaatattgtttgttAAAACGTAAGCCCGGTACTAGATGCCATGTTCCCTTTTTCATCTTGTTATTCTCCGCACTTTCAGCGTTGGATAGAGATGTTCAGACGTAATATATTATCACAATGCCTCGACAATCGGACAATTTAAGAGATTCAAtggtttaaatatttttaaaaatatctttcagAACTTTTGGACAATTTGCGACCTGTTTCACCGAAACCAGGTCACTCGGAACGAGTTAAAACGCCACTAGACAGTCGCACTGGTGCCAGGGATGAGGATGAGCCACCGTACAGGGAGAGATTCTTGAAGATAAATGTTCGTCATATCACAGACGGACAGGtgtgtatttttcattgtacaAAATCTCGTAACCATTATcgtgatgaatatttttctctggcatttattcatcaaaataatATGTCACACATTTACGTTGACGCTATTATTGGGTGATAACAACAATGGAAATGACAGTCTGTgatttgttataatttttcgGAATCACAATTCTTGAATTGATGTAGTTTTTTACTCAATTGTGGAAATTAATAAGTTAATATAACTTAAATAAATAGTGAAAGTGGGACTTTATACCTGAATATAGGAAAATTGTTGCATTATTGATTGTATTTTCACAGGGTGTTGTTGGTGGTGTTCTCCTGGTAACACCAAACGCAGTGATGTTTGATCCAAATGTATCTGATCCCCTTGTAATTGAGCATGGAGCTGAATCATACGGTGTCATAGCACCAATGGAATTTGTAGTTAATGCCGCAATATACTACGACATTGCTCACATGAGGGTCAGCCACACAGATGCTCTCGGTACAGATAAAAAGCCAGAAATTTATTACATGGAAAAACCAACGAAAGATGGAAAATGCCTGTCCCCTGGtaaagatgaaaatttttctgaactCACTGGTGATGATAATGAGAGCGTCTGCAGTTGCGCTGAACGTGAGGGTGATGCATTTCCAAAGGCCTTTGAGAGGGATCTTGTTACTCCCACCAACCTTCAGAATGTATGTTTGAGCATTTAATTAACGTCTTTACCATTCCCATTTGTTAATGTTATTTAATTCACTGGGAAAGGAACCCTTTTCAGGAAGAGCTTACACATTTCCTATTATTATTTCCTATGAGTAGACATTTCGTATTATTCCAGGCCTCTTATAGACTAAAACTAGTTTTTTCATTACTTTGAGAGTATTCACCTAtaaaatttcgagaaaaatttcagaaaagaTCATTGAACTACCGATAAATAATCAGAAAGGCTTTTGTCCTGGTTACCAGCCATATCTAAGTGCAAAAAATATACATTCTCCATAGGACGAAGGATCAACATCCAAGGAAGCCGAGAAGGAAAAAGACAAAGATAAGAAAGAGGAGGAGTCAGGAACAAGTGATAAAGAGTTGAGTATCCAGTCAATGCGGACCCTCGAGGAACGCAGGCGTTCCATGCTGGATCACCACTGGGCAGTGCCCAGCAAGGACAGGAACTCTATGTCAGTTGACGATGAACAGCAGGACTCCCTGAACTCAGACAAggtaaacaaaaatttcaccGTAAAAAAAGTATAGTTTTTTCTAATTTGAAGCGAAATTCATGTCTCAATGTTGATATATCCATTTGGTATTTTCTCATGTCAATTTTCCTATTTGTTCTGGACAAATCACAGGCTGAGTCATCAAAACCCAATGCCATACCCGAGGAGGAAGGATCTCTAGTCAAACAGTCGTGCTATGATTCTGGTATCGACATACGTGAATGTATAGCCCCTATTCCCGTAGTGCAGCCTATCCCatcgaaaaaaatgtattcggATGCGGAAATAGTTTTATCTTCAGATTGGGTACCGCCGATCACCATTGCACCAGCTCACATCACGAGCACCAGTACTCTGGATACAATTCCATCCGTCAATGGAAGGAAGAAGGCCAGCTCAGTGTCATTCAGTCTTGACAGCAATGCTGAGGAGCCTGAGGCGGATGTGGAACAGAAACATGAAGATGATAAACAGGAGACACGCAAAAATAAGGTGAATTGGATagatttttattactttttctgttttcatctgaaaaaacaaacgaaaaaatttgaaaacctTCTAACTCATGTCTTCTTGGACAGGAATTTTGatagagaaaaattgtaaaagtgCTGAACAAGTCCTGGAATGTTATTTACGAATTATAAACCAGAAATAAGCGCATGAATGATTGAAAGTCCAATTATAATTGGTTGTTACCAGATGTTGAAGAGGCTGTCTTATCCCCTGTCCTGGATGGAAGGCCTCACTGGGGACAAAGACGATGAATCCAAAACAGTACCTGAAAAAGTACCAAGTCTCCCAAACAGTGCCGACAGCCACCACTCTTCGGTATTCAGTAAAGTCTTCTCGAggtaaaaaaatccctcttCAATTGCCTCCAACTGTCCTCCTTCAAATGATTAATTCCActgataaaattttgaattttaacgTTTTAACTGAGGAATTTGGCATTTGTTTGACGCATTGAATTTTCTTAAATGCTTAAATGCGTGATGTTTGGAGTTTAATCTTAATTATTAGCGAGAAAAATTTCAGTTTATATGCTAACGACCACGAAAATTGGCAAATAGATTCAAATgacatgaataaattgaattcaatgaataaattgaagtaTTTCTCGACGCAAATTtgctgaacaaaaaaaaatcataattaattcatgagTGAGAGTGAACTAACAAGTACTGTGTAATGGTGGTGGATAAAATAAAGCTCGCCGATCAACCTGGTGAGTGACTTTAGCTCGGGGCTATTTGCTAAAACACCGAGTGAAGAGAGCAGCGGAGGCGGTAGATCTGGTAGTACACCACCTCTTACCGCCTCCTCGCTCTCCCAGGACCACAGCTATCAATTTTCACCAGGGCCCACTAGCCTCTTGGGGTGAGTCTAGTCCTCATCCTCAGTCCCCCACTCCCCCCCACGACGTAAAAATATCTAACAATTTGTATTCTCACCTTCATGCTTAAATTGTACCAATTAATCTGTTGTTAAATCAAGCCATTTGATTCAGTACTTTTTTTAtcatattcaattcaattgaatttatctcCTTTAACAATATATGTGGTGTTTCACACCGAGTGCATTCATctctatttaaaattaatttttaagtcCACTGAGGAGAGAtagttgattgatttttaactATCAGTCGGCCGTCGTTTGGTTTGATAACAGAGAGTAACTTTCAACTTGAATAATCGTAATTTATCAACACAATAGATATAAATACAGTAAGGCTTTACCTGTTATTCACCGGGAGAAATATTCTTTTAAATCAAAGAATTAAATCAActgaataaatcaatgaaCGAATAAAGAAATTTAGAAAGtgcttcattttatttaaaacaTTATTTCTCTGGGTGTATCCTTTCTAACTGTTGCAACTATTGGAAAGTATCTGTTGTCAATTTGTGTTAACTTCTATGAACTCTTCGACCTCGTTCTGTTGCTTCTAGATGCATTATGACTTTTTACAGGCAATTTTTCCCACTCCATGATAAGTGGACCCTTGAAGACTGCTTGCAAGCGACAcacaatcaacaaaaaaaaaaacaaaaataaaagtcaACAAAATACACAAatcaaatgataaatattgtacctgtcatgcaactctgAATGTTCCTGCCACTTAAATGTTGTTAAACTTCTCCTAGACATGGTTGTAATGTTGCATTTGGGGTTTTAATTAGTgatgattgagttttaatattatttgcaGACGCTCCTCTGTCGGGACCTTCATTCGCCAACAGCCCTTGACCTCGTCAGGCAGCAGCAGTGCTGACAGCACACGTGGTAACAGAGTAACGACACATGCACCGAGGGTGGATTACCGCAGCGTCGTGTCTGTCGATGATAAGCCCGAGCTTTTTGTCAGTTTTGACAGTGAGTATTTTCATTCTAGACGTACATGCGGGGACGATATGTTTGATTTTACTGAAATGATTGTTGAAATTCACAATGCTGAGATTAATTGGCAGCTTCATCTAGTGACCTTGATAATTTGAGAGACAaaattcgaggggaattgaatgAATCACTCGGTTAATTATCTGAAACGAAGCATTGCAAATTTTGTTTCTTCATCATAAGATCCTGAAATTGATTACATAAACTGGGGAAATCTCTATTTcttactttaaaaaatattttacacgaTTTTATGCTTGTGATTGTTCAAATTTGCAACACTGGTGTTAATTTCcaactttatttatttgccTGGAGATTTTGCGAGGCAAAATGTAAGGAGAATTGAACATATCACTCGCAGGAGATCATGAAgttcaaaaaaactaaaatattctATTATCATTGACATTGAACTACACGAACTGCGGAAAATTCATACTAATCTAGTAATATCATCTATTTCTGTTATCCCTCTAGTCCAAGCACCCAATTTCCCCGACTTTGAAGACCTCGGTAGGTTCATACTGTATTAGTTAACTCatttcttctctctctctctctttttgctCTGATTTAATCACAATTTCAACGAACGACTGAATATTCTGTTTCCTTGGCTTtaattttctcacgttccaCTTTCCATTTGATTTTCCTATTTTCTGGGAgtgtttttgaaatattttctgaggtAATGAGAAATATCGTTTGGTTTCTTTGCTATATTGTGACATCATTACCTTCGGCTTATGCATCTGAGATCCTAGGCTTTGAGTCCACGTGCAAagatttttgcttttttttctctattgaaTACTTTTTACCCCACTATTTTATTCATCTCATGTTTACCACAGGACAACACAGACATGTACATGGTCCCCTGCATGTGAAAATTTAGTAGCGAAATGATGAAACGATTTATGTAGATTGTGGCTGTTgggtgatttttcattaaataaattgtacGCGAATATACATTCATTTGAAAGACTAAGAAAAATTGTCTTGAATGCCTGAATTAACTTATTGTGTTAAATTGATTGGTAatccaattttttgtttataaaatttcgccacttttttttcctctgctgATTGTGAGTGGTGTGAAATCAGCATCCAAGCAATACTCAGGACCTCATGCGAATGACAAATCCTTGACATTTGTTCTTCGTTTGGTTGACGATATGCtcgagaattgaattttaatttgtttcaGAATTGATTCCAAGGCCAGCGAGAAGCTGTGAGGATCCACCACTGTACCTGAGGCTGCGCACTGGTAGACCAa of Diachasmimorpha longicaudata isolate KC_UGA_2023 chromosome 3, iyDiaLong2, whole genome shotgun sequence contains these proteins:
- the LOC135160736 gene encoding oxidation resistance protein 1 isoform X6, with product MEMYITEAPGSGQTGQKFASTNSIPLAIEESSEKLPSILLRDTKGRRHSVLDDLRARRDSLFQRARRSSIFEDKENKKDKENKRNDDKKEKRRSSEGNRRGSVFYVSDDLLEENPDTMKEEIEVKKGRRKSWHPLVKPPKADRKRKKGLTGITADVGSTEGLYGGRQKRLSWWNIFVPDSVTRSRRMSQQDVSQSRSTENLTASFFRSKSRSVDHGFSTPYDLESLRSKVEGRFESVDKLSRDSDSDGKDGTTIQEKRQARLTQPENTIAYRVGDRDTLTSVAARFDTTPSELSKLNRLGSTFIYPGQQLWVPTKGEARLGPDELGLDTPSPDPCHDHDSQDDLPPEEKELLDNLRPVSPKPGHSERVKTPLDSRTGARDEDEPPYRERFLKINVRHITDGQGVVGGVLLVTPNAVMFDPNVSDPLVIEHGAESYGVIAPMEFVVNAAIYYDIAHMRVSHTDALGTDKKPEIYYMEKPTKDGKCLSPGKDENFSELTGDDNESVCSCAEREGDAFPKAFERDLVTPTNLQNDEGSTSKEAEKEKDKDKKEEESGTSDKELSIQSMRTLEERRRSMLDHHWAVPSKDRNSMSVDDEQQDSLNSDKAESSKPNAIPEEEGSLVKQSCYDSGIDIRECIAPIPVVQPIPSKKMYSDAEIVLSSDWVPPITIAPAHITSTSTLDTIPSVNGRKKASSVSFSLDSNAEEPEADVEQKHEDDKQETRKNKMLKRLSYPLSWMEGLTGDKDDESKTVPEKVPSLPNSADSHHSSVFSKVFSRRSSVGTFIRQQPLTSSGSSSADSTRGNRVTTHAPRVDYRSVVSVDDKPELFVSFDIQAPNFPDFEDLELIPRPARSCEDPPLYLRLRTGRPKDKKIPQSTPIMSYGKKKLRPEYWFSVPRNRVDDLFRFIHSWVPALYGELDENYWIERGYILSDTDTDLSPEASPQEGGDTGESVEETKTGDEISELTRESWERLKAPYVKLCSMLVSSTSADSEQPQDAQVLSMSEELRRALYANSAISLDIDVIVPDLVGTTEILKDEHRESLCRHLPARAEGYLWTLVFSTSQHGFSLNSMYRKMAKIESPILLVIEDTEGNVFGALTSCSLHVSDHFYGTGESLLFRFTPRFQAFNWTGDNVYFIKGNNESLSIGAGDGKFGLWLDGDLYQGRTQSCSTYSNEPLAPHEDFVVKTLECFAFI
- the LOC135160736 gene encoding oxidation resistance protein 1 isoform X12, giving the protein MADPGKMSKSRSVDHGFSTPYDLESLRSKVEGRFESVDKLSRDSDSDGKDGTTIQEKRQARLTQPENTIAYRVGDRDTLTSVAARFDTTPSELSKLNRLGSTFIYPGQQLWVPTKGEARLGPDELGLDTPSPDPCHDHDSQDDLPPEEKELLDNLRPVSPKPGHSERVKTPLDSRTGARDEDEPPYRERFLKINVRHITDGQGVVGGVLLVTPNAVMFDPNVSDPLVIEHGAESYGVIAPMEFVVNAAIYYDIAHMRVSHTDALGTDKKPEIYYMEKPTKDGKCLSPGKDENFSELTGDDNESVCSCAEREGDAFPKAFERDLVTPTNLQNDEGSTSKEAEKEKDKDKKEEESGTSDKELSIQSMRTLEERRRSMLDHHWAVPSKDRNSMSVDDEQQDSLNSDKAESSKPNAIPEEEGSLVKQSCYDSGIDIRECIAPIPVVQPIPSKKMYSDAEIVLSSDWVPPITIAPAHITSTSTLDTIPSVNGRKKASSVSFSLDSNAEEPEADVEQKHEDDKQETRKNKMLKRLSYPLSWMEGLTGDKDDESKTVPEKVPSLPNSADSHHSSVFSKVFSSSPINLVSDFSSGLFAKTPSEESSGGGRSGSTPPLTASSLSQDHSYQFSPGPTSLLGRSSVGTFIRQQPLTSSGSSSADSTRGNRVTTHAPRVDYRSVVSVDDKPELFVSFDIQAPNFPDFEDLELIPRPARSCEDPPLYLRLRTGRPKDKKIPQSTPIMSYGKKKLRPEYWFSVPRNRVDDLFRFIHSWVPALYGELDENYWIERGYILSDTDTDLSPEASPQEGGDTGESVEETKTGDEISELTRESWERLKAPYVKLCSMLVSSTSADSEQPQDAQVLSMSEELRRALYANSAISLDIDVIVPDLVGTTEILKDEHRESLCRHLPARAEGYLWTLVFSTSQHGFSLNSMYRKMAKIESPILLVIEDTEGNVFGALTSCSLHVSDHFYGTGESLLFRFTPRFQAFNWTGDNVYFIKGNNESLSIGAGDGKFGLWLDGDLYQGRTQSCSTYSNEPLAPHEDFVVKTLECFAFI